A window from Opitutia bacterium ISCC 52 encodes these proteins:
- a CDS encoding DUF4112 domain-containing protein yields the protein MHALIFRKNGLQYLKSIICAAIFDDTLTLLPQLYFLYEAFRAKVDLPTIFKMAINFLIDWAVVSIPVFGDVFDVAFKSNLRNAKLLAEAIRKKQAINISSE from the coding sequence ATGCATGCGCTTATCTTCAGGAAGAATGGATTGCAGTACCTCAAAAGTATTATCTGTGCTGCCATCTTCGACGACACGCTTACGCTTCTACCTCAACTGTATTTTCTTTATGAGGCTTTTAGGGCCAAGGTGGACCTTCCCACGATTTTTAAGATGGCCATCAACTTTCTCATCGACTGGGCAGTGGTTAGCATTCCGGTCTTCGGAGATGTTTTCGATGTGGCATTTAAAAGTAATCTGCGGAATGCAAAACTCCTTGCAGAAGCGATTCGAAAGAAACAGGCGATCAACATTTCCAGTGAGTGA